From Ruminococcus sp. HUN007, a single genomic window includes:
- a CDS encoding toprim domain-containing protein, which translates to MSKKTAGYGNDSITMLKGADKVRKRPAVIFGSDGIDGCEHSVFEVISNSIDEARAGYGDRIIITKFKDNVFEVEDFGRGCPVDYNKTEDRFNWELVYCELYAGGKYGTESDTYEYSLGLNGLGLCATQFSSEFMDVEVLRDGYKYSLHFEKGDNVGGLKKEEYKGKNTGTKTRWRPDLEVFTEIDISDDFFRDILKRQAVVNPNLLFIFRTENEDGTFEEENFIYENGITDYLKETVGEDALTSIQYWQCEREGRDRADKPDYKVRLSVAFAFSNKIKKLEYYHNSSYLEYGGSPEKAVKQAFVSQIDTYLKQNGKYLKNEGKITFVDIEDCLVLVSSSFSTQTSYENQTKKAINNKFIYEAMTEFLKHQIEVYFLENPDEALKICEQIMINKRSRENAEKTRLNIKKKLAGTIDLSNMVQKFVDCRTKDVSRRELYIVEGDSALGAVKLAREAEFQAIIPVRGKILNCLKADYSKIFKNEIITDIIKVLGCGVEVNTKANKDLSSFSLENLRWNKVVICTDADVDGYQIRTLILTMLYRLTPTLIDEGFVYIAESPLFEITTKDKTYFAYTEKEKTRILEKLGDKKYTLQRSKGLGENEPEMMALTTMNPDTRRLIKVTRDEMEATANMFDLLLGDNLQGRKDYISEFGGDYLEMADIS; encoded by the coding sequence ATGTCAAAGAAAACTGCTGGATACGGTAATGACAGTATCACGATGCTCAAAGGCGCCGACAAGGTAAGAAAAAGACCTGCGGTAATCTTCGGCTCGGATGGTATAGACGGATGTGAACACTCGGTTTTCGAAGTCATATCCAACTCTATAGATGAAGCCCGTGCCGGTTACGGTGACAGGATCATCATCACAAAATTTAAGGACAACGTTTTTGAAGTTGAGGACTTCGGACGCGGATGTCCTGTTGACTACAACAAAACAGAAGACCGCTTCAACTGGGAACTTGTCTACTGTGAGCTCTATGCCGGAGGCAAGTACGGTACGGAAAGCGATACCTACGAATATTCACTCGGCCTTAACGGCCTTGGTCTCTGCGCTACGCAGTTCTCATCCGAGTTCATGGATGTCGAGGTTCTCCGTGACGGATACAAATACTCGCTTCATTTTGAAAAGGGCGACAATGTAGGCGGACTTAAAAAGGAAGAGTACAAGGGAAAGAACACCGGTACAAAGACCAGATGGCGTCCTGACCTTGAAGTATTTACCGAGATAGATATCTCAGATGACTTTTTCAGAGATATACTCAAAAGACAGGCTGTTGTAAACCCTAATCTTCTTTTCATTTTCCGTACTGAAAATGAAGACGGTACTTTTGAGGAAGAAAATTTCATTTACGAAAACGGTATAACCGACTATCTTAAGGAAACAGTCGGTGAAGATGCACTTACCAGTATCCAGTACTGGCAGTGTGAACGTGAAGGCCGTGACAGAGCTGACAAGCCGGATTACAAGGTTCGTCTTTCAGTTGCCTTTGCTTTTTCAAACAAGATAAAGAAACTGGAGTACTACCACAATTCAAGTTATCTTGAATACGGCGGTTCACCGGAAAAGGCAGTTAAGCAGGCCTTTGTTTCACAGATAGACACTTATCTGAAACAGAACGGTAAATATCTCAAGAACGAAGGCAAGATCACTTTCGTTGATATTGAAGACTGTCTTGTTCTCGTTTCATCATCGTTCTCGACACAGACATCATACGAGAACCAGACCAAGAAGGCTATAAACAACAAATTTATCTACGAAGCCATGACGGAATTCCTGAAGCATCAGATCGAGGTCTACTTCCTCGAAAATCCGGACGAGGCGCTTAAGATCTGCGAGCAGATCATGATAAACAAGCGCAGCCGTGAAAATGCTGAAAAGACCCGTCTTAACATAAAGAAAAAGCTGGCAGGTACCATCGACCTTTCAAACATGGTACAGAAATTTGTTGACTGCCGTACCAAGGATGTTTCAAGACGTGAGCTCTACATAGTGGAGGGTGACTCGGCTCTTGGTGCCGTTAAGCTTGCCAGGGAGGCTGAATTCCAGGCTATCATCCCGGTACGAGGCAAGATACTCAACTGTCTTAAGGCTGACTACAGCAAGATATTCAAGAACGAGATCATCACTGACATAATCAAGGTTCTGGGCTGCGGTGTCGAAGTAAACACCAAGGCAAACAAGGATCTTTCATCATTCAGTCTCGAAAATCTCAGATGGAACAAGGTCGTTATCTGTACCGATGCCGATGTGGACGGATACCAGATAAGAACTCTTATTCTCACAATGCTCTACAGACTGACTCCTACGCTTATCGACGAAGGATTTGTCTATATAGCTGAATCACCGCTTTTCGAGATTACGACAAAGGACAAGACGTACTTTGCCTACACCGAAAAGGAAAAGACAAGAATACTTGAAAAGCTTGGCGATAAGAAATATACTCTTCAGCGTTCAAAAGGTCTTGGCGAAAACGAACCTGAAATGATGGCTCTGACTACCATGAACCCTGACACAAGAAGACTTATAAAGGTTACAAGGGACGAAATGGAAGCAACTGCGAACATGTTTGACCTTCTTCTTGGCGATAATCTTCAGGGCCGTAAGGATTACATTTCCGAGTTCGGCGGAGATTATCTTGAAATGGCTGATATTTCATAA